A genomic segment from Alteribacillus bidgolensis encodes:
- a CDS encoding peptidoglycan-binding protein, whose protein sequence is MKKYLLSTALTATVLFTPAMADAALGDQTLKQGMRHADVTELQQWLKGEGFLHGSIDGIFGPVTAKAVRSYQNSAGIGTDGIAGPQTFGAMGIRNSSVNASASAPNQAAFSRTLRQGERGNDVRQLQQTLKRKGHHSGSIDGVFGPVTASSVRSFQRSAGIDVDGIAGPRTFLALNGGSVKSATSSQTTSNSSTGFSDKLISNARHYIGSPYVWGGTSPSGFDCSGYLQYVFNKAGKSIPRTVASIYKASSKVSSPRVGDLVFFETYTSGPSHAGIYLGGGQFIHAGSSTGVTIANMSSSYWKQRYLGAGRLN, encoded by the coding sequence ATGAAAAAATATTTGTTATCTACAGCACTTACTGCAACAGTTCTTTTTACTCCAGCTATGGCTGACGCCGCTCTGGGTGATCAAACGTTAAAACAAGGAATGCGTCACGCTGACGTGACCGAACTACAACAATGGCTGAAAGGTGAGGGGTTCTTGCATGGATCCATTGATGGAATATTTGGTCCTGTTACAGCAAAAGCAGTTCGTTCGTATCAAAACAGCGCAGGCATTGGCACAGATGGAATTGCCGGGCCTCAAACATTTGGTGCGATGGGGATAAGAAACAGTTCTGTTAACGCGAGTGCATCTGCTCCGAACCAAGCTGCATTTTCACGAACGCTTCGCCAAGGAGAACGTGGAAACGATGTTCGTCAGCTGCAACAGACCCTTAAAAGAAAAGGCCATCACAGCGGGAGCATTGACGGTGTATTTGGACCAGTTACGGCAAGTTCTGTTCGTTCGTTTCAGCGTTCCGCCGGTATCGATGTGGACGGTATAGCCGGCCCACGAACGTTTTTAGCATTAAACGGTGGGAGCGTAAAATCGGCGACAAGCAGCCAAACCACGTCCAATTCGTCTACTGGCTTTTCGGACAAGCTCATATCGAACGCACGCCATTACATAGGATCGCCATATGTTTGGGGCGGCACGTCTCCAAGCGGGTTCGACTGCAGCGGGTATTTACAATATGTATTTAACAAAGCAGGAAAAAGCATCCCCCGCACGGTAGCATCTATTTACAAAGCGAGCTCTAAAGTATCGAGTCCACGTGTTGGAGATCTGGTGTTCTTTGAAACATACACTAGCGGTCCTTCTCATGCTGGAATCTATCTTGGCGGAGGACAATTTATTCACGCTGGCAGCTCTACAGGAGTGACGATTGCAAACATGTCTTCTTCTTATTGGAAGCAGCGTTACCTTGGTGCAGGTCGTCTTAACTAA